Proteins from a genomic interval of Gossypium hirsutum isolate 1008001.06 chromosome A09, Gossypium_hirsutum_v2.1, whole genome shotgun sequence:
- the LOC107911031 gene encoding switch-associated protein 70-like: MLELRKKNAEYETVSTKLIASRSEHRELREKMRELEETLQARQQQLDTLLEALQEKNSQHDRDTRAYGRTLYEKDEKLSYLINEIRKVAVHVVQLSNEVEVLSCQFPSSRRSNISEFLEQVKKYSDIASNFDTTSLKSRHSYRKRRQVRVMEVEFNERIERMKRIQKELQEQLAKSQQEIRDLMVRSREESLEQRDQMARMMEMMSALVKGKGPINPDVVEPQSRVNLDQDPPHPLGFTPPHTHAI; encoded by the exons ATGTTAGAGCTAAGAAAGAAGAATGCAGAATACGAAACTGTGTCTACCAAATTAATAGCTAGTAGATCTGAACATCGAGAGTTGAGAGAGAAAATGCGGGAATTAGAAGAGACGCTGCAAGCTCGTCAACAACAGTTAGATACTCTTCTAGAAGCCTTGCAAGAAAAGAATAGTCAGCATGACAGAGATACTCGAGCCTACGGAAGAACCCTCTATGAAAAGGACGAGAAACTGagctatttgatcaatgaaattcgtaaagtaGCCGTGCACGTGGTACAACTATCAAATGAAGtcgaagttctcagttgccagtTCCCCTCGAGCCGAAGATCAAACATATCAGAATTCTTAGAACAAGTGAAGAAATATAGCGATATAGCCAGCAA CTTTGACACTACAAGCTTGAAATCACGTCACTCATATAGAAAGCGGCGACAAGTTAGAGTGATGGAGGTTGAATTTAACGAAAGGATTGAGAGGATGAAAAGAATACAAAAGGAATTACAGGAACAGTTGGCAAAGTCACAACAAGAAATCAGAGATCtgatggtgagatctcgagaagaaTCGCTCGAACAAAGGGACCAAATGGCCAggatgatggaaatgatgtcgGCTCTGGTAAAAGGAAAGGGACCTATAAACCCTGACGTTGTAGAACCACAGTCAAGGGTTAACCTCGATCAAGACCCGCCCCATCCTCTAGGATTTACTCCACCGCACACCCACGCAATATAA